One Mya arenaria isolate MELC-2E11 chromosome 7, ASM2691426v1 genomic window carries:
- the LOC128240425 gene encoding uncharacterized protein LOC128240425, with protein sequence MECTKCRLTKPINEFPSQTVLDACKHPAFSCLRCIVKSVEDDSKCPECPLQVLKDNERVAFFKSQLHYLFKEYTVNSDDGTIIDCIDQDHAIAEGQEYQLYIVLFDGQKHKISCDKESTVLSLKSKIKAVTKKDECIQRLFFRDKEMPNYSSLSIPSKLTDFNIPSGSSLKLVIVLQTIKEDEIPSIVFELSWEVPETQVQTFFSRIKLSQPKTVYSKEDCVDCTCFIFSGHEHLDICDYKRKNTFEGIRHSGDIFNETGTAGSQKMVVDLKTLSLETTHLFFTISSYNSEALKKYKKITLSVYEQSSPEVKLCELKLNKVKDSQAVIVCRATRNPKSGSWQVCEMQVPSKGTALEAYGELIKTLVGVLPELKTVE encoded by the exons ATGGAGTGCACAAAATGTAGATTGACAAAACCCATAAATGAGTTTCCATCGCAAACAGTGCTTGATGCATGTAAACACCCGGCGTTTTCATGTTTACGG TGCATCGTGAAATCGGTAGAAGATGATTCAAAGTGTCCCGAGTGTCCTCTTCAAGTCCTTAAAGACAACGAGCGTGTAGCTTTCTTCAAATCCCAGctacattatttgtttaaagagTACACAGTTAATAGCGACGATGGGACCATCATTGATTGTATCGATCAGGACCATGCCATAGCAGAAGGCCAAGAATATCAGCTTTACATTGTCTTATTTGATGGGCAGAAACACAAGATATCTTGTGACAAGGAGTCGACGGTGCTGAGCCTCAAGTCAAAAATCAAGGCCGTCACTAAAAAAGATGAATGTATTCAAAGACTATTTTTTCGAGATAAAGAGATGCCC aaTTACTCCAGCTTGTCCATTCCTTCCAAATTAACCGATTTCAATATTCCAAGTGGATCTTCGCTAAAGTTAGTTATTGTGTTACAAACAATTAAGGAAGATGAAATACCATCTATCGTTTTTGAACTCTCGTGGGAGGTTCCGGAAACACAAGTGCAAACGTTCTTTTCTCGGATAAAACTGTCTCAACCGAAAACTGTTTACAGTAAAGAGGACTGCGTAGACTGCACTTGCTTTATATTCAGTGGACACGAACATTTAGACATTTGTGactacaaaagaaaaaacacattcgAAGGAATACGTCATTCCGGTGACATCTTTAATGAAACAGGAACAGCAGGCAGTCAGAAGATGGTAGTCGATTTAAAAACGTTATCCTTAGAGACGACTCACCTTTTTTTTACGATAAGTTCTTATAATTCAGAAGCTTTGAAGAAGTATAAGAAAATAACTCTCTCTGTGTATGAACAATCAAGCCCGGAAGTAAAATTGTGCGagttgaaattaaataaagttaaagaCTCGCAGGCTGTTATAGTTTGTCGAGCAACAAGGAATCCAAAGAGTGGAAGTTGGCAAGTATGCGAGATGCAGGTCCCCTCAAAGGGAACTGCGTTGGAGGCTTATGGCGAACTTATTAAAACTCTTGTGGGTGTGTTGCCAGAGCTTAAGACTGTAGAATAG